The Castanea sativa cultivar Marrone di Chiusa Pesio chromosome 11, ASM4071231v1 genome contains a region encoding:
- the LOC142615203 gene encoding cytochrome b561 and DOMON domain-containing protein At3g25290-like, with protein MARLCFTLVILALALLVSQGESQTCTSQTFENKNVYANCTDLPHLNAYLHWTYNSTDSTLAIAFIAPPPNPEGWVSWSINPESPTMISSQALLAFKNNDNITINTYNVSSYNPAEWGTKLLYDVWDLRAEESNGNIIIFAKWKFPEKIEKVNHVWQVGPGIVEGLPLKHAMNPENKDSKGILQLVGI; from the exons ATGGCGAGGCTTTGTTTTACATTGGTTATCTTAGCATTAGCTTTGCTGGTTTCACAAGGTGAGTCACAAACCTGTACATCACAAACCTTCGAAAACAAGAATGTGTACGCAAACTGCACCGATCTTCCACACCTAAATGCCTATCTTCACTGGACATACAACTCTACAGATTCCACATTGGCCATTGCCTTCATAGccccaccaccaaacccagAGGGTTGGGTTTCATGGTCCATAAACCCAGAAAGTCCCACCATGATTTCATCCCAGGCCTTATTAGCCTTCAAAAACAACGACAACATAACCATCAACACCTACAATGTATCGTCTTATAACCCAGCAGAATGGGGGACCAAGCTGTTGTATGATGTTTGGGACTTAAGAGCTGAGGAATCCAATGGGAACATCATAATCTTCGCGAAATGGAAGTTCCCAGAGAAGATTGAGAAG GTGAACCATGTTTGGCAAGTTGGTCCGGGAATCGTAGAAGGTTTGCCACTTAAACACGCCATGAATCCAGAGAATAAAGATTCCAAAGGGATACTTCAGTTGGTGGGGATATAG